Proteins encoded together in one Pseudomonas kermanshahensis window:
- the bioF gene encoding 8-amino-7-oxononanoate synthase, whose amino-acid sequence MAFDLAARLAERRAADLYRQRPLLESPQGPEVVVDGQPLLAFCSNDYLGLANHPEVIAAWQAGAERWGVGGGASHLVVGHSTPHHQVEEALAELTGRPRALLFSTGYMANLGAITALVGQGDTVLQDRLNHASLLDGGLLSGARFNRYLHNDPASLESRLGKAVGNTLVVTDGVFSMDGDLADLPALAKVARARGAWLMVDDAHGLGTLGAQGGGIVEHFGLGLDDVPVLIGTLGKACGTAGAFVAGSEALIEALVQFARPYIYTTSQPPALACATLKSLELLRRETWRREHLDALIRQFRLGAEQIGLQLMDSPTPIQPILIGDSAQALRLSQMLRERGLLVTAIRPPTVPAGSARLRVTLSAAHSEAQVQLLLNALAECYPQLEAADA is encoded by the coding sequence ATGGCCTTTGACCTGGCGGCGCGCCTGGCCGAACGGCGCGCCGCAGACCTGTATCGGCAACGGCCCCTGCTGGAGAGCCCGCAAGGGCCTGAAGTGGTGGTCGATGGCCAGCCGCTGTTGGCGTTTTGCAGCAATGATTACCTGGGCCTTGCCAACCACCCCGAGGTGATTGCTGCGTGGCAGGCGGGCGCCGAGCGGTGGGGTGTCGGTGGCGGGGCCTCGCACCTGGTGGTTGGCCACAGCACGCCGCACCACCAGGTCGAGGAGGCCTTGGCAGAACTCACCGGGCGCCCGCGCGCGCTGTTGTTCTCCACCGGTTACATGGCCAACCTGGGTGCAATCACCGCGCTGGTGGGGCAGGGTGACACGGTGTTGCAGGACCGCCTTAACCACGCGTCCTTGCTCGACGGCGGGCTGCTGAGCGGCGCCCGTTTCAACCGCTATCTGCACAACGACCCGGCCAGCCTGGAAAGCCGCCTGGGCAAGGCCGTCGGCAATACCTTGGTGGTAACCGACGGGGTGTTCAGCATGGATGGCGACCTTGCCGATTTGCCGGCGTTGGCCAAGGTTGCCCGCGCCCGCGGCGCCTGGCTGATGGTCGATGATGCCCATGGCCTGGGCACGTTGGGTGCGCAAGGTGGCGGTATCGTCGAGCACTTCGGCCTGGGCCTCGATGACGTGCCTGTGCTGATCGGCACGCTGGGCAAGGCCTGCGGTACGGCGGGTGCCTTTGTCGCCGGCAGCGAAGCGTTGATTGAAGCGCTGGTGCAGTTTGCCCGGCCCTATATCTACACCACTAGCCAACCCCCGGCGCTGGCCTGCGCGACACTCAAGAGCCTGGAGCTGCTGCGCCGCGAAACCTGGCGCCGTGAGCACCTGGATGCGTTGATTCGCCAGTTCCGCCTGGGTGCCGAACAGATCGGCCTGCAGCTGATGGACAGCCCGACGCCGATCCAGCCGATCCTGATTGGCGACAGCGCACAAGCGCTGCGCCTTTCGCAGATGTTGCGCGAACGTGGCTTGCTGGTGACGGCAATTCGCCCGCCCACCGTGCCTGCCGGCAGTGCACGCTTGCGGGTTACCTTGAGCGCCGCGCACAGCGAGGCGCAGGTGCAGCTATTGTTGAATGCATTGGCCGAGTGTTATCCACAGCTGGAGGCCGCCGATGCGTAA
- the bioB gene encoding biotin synthase BioB has protein sequence MSASTTATTRHDWTLAEVKALFQQPFNDLLFQAQTVHRAHFDPNRVQVSTLLSIKTGACPEDCKYCPQSGHYNTGLEKQKLMEVQKVLEEAARAKAIGSTRFCMGAAWKHPSAKDMPYVLEMVKGVKAMGLETCMTLGKLDQDQTQALAQAGLDYYNHNLDTSPEFYGSIITTRTYSERLQTLAYVRDAGMKICSGGILGMGESLDDRAGLLIQLANLPEHPESVPINMLVKVAGTPLAEEEDVDPFDFIRMLAVARLLMPKSHVRLSAGREQMNEQMQALAFMAGANSIFYGEKLLTTANPQADKDMQLFARLGIKPEAREEHADEVHQAAIEQALVEQRSSEMFYNAASA, from the coding sequence ATGAGCGCCAGCACAACTGCAACAACACGTCACGACTGGACCTTGGCCGAGGTCAAGGCGCTGTTTCAGCAACCGTTCAATGACCTGCTGTTCCAGGCGCAAACCGTGCACCGCGCGCACTTCGACCCGAACCGCGTTCAGGTTTCGACCTTGCTGTCGATCAAGACCGGCGCCTGCCCTGAAGATTGCAAATATTGTCCGCAGTCCGGCCACTACAACACCGGGCTGGAAAAACAAAAGCTGATGGAAGTGCAGAAGGTGCTGGAAGAAGCCGCCCGCGCCAAAGCCATCGGCTCCACCCGCTTCTGCATGGGCGCGGCGTGGAAGCACCCGTCGGCCAAGGACATGCCCTACGTGCTGGAGATGGTCAAAGGGGTGAAGGCCATGGGCCTGGAAACCTGCATGACCCTCGGCAAGCTCGACCAGGACCAGACCCAGGCCCTGGCCCAGGCCGGCCTCGACTACTACAACCACAACCTCGACACCTCGCCGGAGTTCTACGGCAGCATCATCACCACCCGCACCTACAGCGAGCGCCTGCAGACCCTGGCCTATGTGCGCGATGCCGGGATGAAGATCTGCTCCGGTGGCATCCTCGGCATGGGCGAGTCGCTGGACGATCGCGCCGGGCTACTGATCCAGTTGGCTAACCTGCCGGAGCACCCAGAGTCGGTGCCGATCAACATGCTGGTCAAGGTCGCCGGCACGCCGCTGGCCGAGGAAGAAGATGTCGACCCGTTCGATTTCATCCGCATGCTGGCGGTGGCTCGCCTGCTGATGCCAAAGTCGCATGTGCGCCTGTCGGCCGGCCGCGAGCAGATGAACGAACAGATGCAGGCCCTGGCCTTCATGGCTGGCGCCAACTCGATCTTCTATGGCGAAAAACTGCTGACCACCGCCAACCCGCAGGCTGACAAAGACATGCAGCTGTTCGCCCGCCTTGGCATCAAGCCTGAGGCCCGCGAAGAGCATGCCGATGAAGTGCACCAGGCGGCCATCGAGCAGGCGCTGGTCGAACAGCGCAGCAGCGAGATGTTCTACAACGCAGCATCGGCCTGA
- a CDS encoding ComF family protein, with the protein MNCQLRLKALVYKCANINHSCLLCDAPAEQAYPLCMACEQELPWLTDHCLRCALPLPMANLTCAQCCRRAPAFEHVVALWHYGFPVDTLISRFKHNRQWPLGRLMAEMLSHGLQHRYAEGLTQPDLLLPVPLAKRRLRARGFNQAGMLTRWLSKSLAIDCDERLLLRTRETPAQQSLDAKARQRNLQRAFAVADEHALKGLHVAVVDDVLTTGATAQAIAAVLCRAGACRVDVYCLARTAKPGQA; encoded by the coding sequence ATGAACTGTCAACTAAGACTGAAAGCACTGGTTTACAAGTGTGCAAATATTAACCACAGCTGTTTGCTGTGCGATGCGCCTGCTGAACAGGCGTACCCGTTGTGTATGGCCTGCGAGCAGGAGCTGCCTTGGCTGACGGACCATTGCCTGCGCTGCGCCCTGCCGTTACCGATGGCCAACCTGACCTGCGCCCAGTGTTGCCGCCGTGCGCCGGCGTTCGAGCACGTCGTCGCGCTGTGGCATTACGGATTTCCAGTCGACACGCTGATCAGCCGTTTCAAGCACAACCGCCAATGGCCGCTAGGGCGTTTGATGGCCGAAATGTTGAGCCATGGCCTGCAACACCGCTACGCAGAGGGCCTGACGCAACCTGACCTGCTGTTGCCTGTTCCGTTGGCCAAGCGTCGACTGCGAGCGCGCGGCTTCAACCAGGCCGGCATGCTGACGCGCTGGTTGTCCAAAAGCCTGGCAATCGACTGCGACGAGCGACTATTGCTGCGCACACGCGAAACGCCGGCGCAGCAGAGCCTGGATGCCAAAGCGCGCCAGCGCAATCTGCAGCGAGCCTTTGCCGTGGCCGACGAACACGCGCTCAAAGGCTTGCATGTGGCCGTGGTTGATGACGTGCTGACCACGGGAGCCACCGCGCAAGCCATCGCCGCCGTGCTATGCAGGGCCGGTGCATGCAGGGTCGATGTGTATTGCCTGGCACGCACGGCAAAACCGGGGCAAGCTTGA